The genomic segment AAGTTATATAGTTAATATACAACAGGAACAGAATTCAAAAGCAGGCACTGATCTTAACCATTACTTTATGAAGTAATACAATGCTCTTTTGAGGTCAAACTTCCTCTTAGGTTCTGGGAGAGATCAGATTTTTCGGTATTAATTTTGGCCCACTCAGTagcctctattttatttttttgtaaatttaaggaGTAATAAAATCCATGGAAATATGTTATCATACATCTATCCACAGCCTAAAGATAAATATCCAAGAGTGAAGCTGGAAACTGACCATCAGATTCTATGTTCAGACCTCAAGTTTTTCATGGTTTTTAAGCATAAGGTATCTTCAAGGTTTCAGAGTATAAGACAAAAGCATCAAGTTGAGACAGAGTGGTTCTAACTAGCCAACCTCCTCGAAACAGCTTTTCAAAATGCGGTTAAGCATGGTACTCAATCTAGATTTTTCAGACTGAATCTATAATTTAGATTCCAAGGCTTGTCATTTTGAATAGTTGTTACTCTTGAGCATATGGATGTCAGCTTTCATGAATATATGAGGCCTGTCTCCACATTCAATTTTCCAATAACCTTATAAAATCTGTCCAAGAACAAATGttccttttattcatttaataacgTGAAAGTCccttatgaaatattttcatttgggtGATACCCCAACTTGTTGGCTCTAATAACTAAATtgaagacaaaagacaaaaagaagactTGATTTGGTTATTATTTCTAGCTAATCTGAATGCATGGTCTTGGTAGATAAGATTTTTCAGGCAATCCCATCTCAAGTGTTCAGGCCCACAATGGAGTAAGACTACCAAATGCATAAGACCTATCAGTATTTTCTTGACATGTTTTTGAAGAATATTACTCCCTAACATAATATTCCCCTTGAAGAATTCTCCTCTGACAATACTAATACCTATCAATTGCATGTCACATTGTGCTTTCTTAAGAATTTCAGTTTACTTGAGCCATATGCTATCCCTATGAGATATAAATAGAATATGTGGAACTCCTACTCCCAATTGACAGATGAGCAAATTAAGTCATAGATGGGACAAATGAATCACTCCAAATTACAGTTCATTCATGGCAGAATCACAGGTACTGTAAGTCAGGAGTCTGAGTCTTTGGTGTAATAATTTTTCCAATTCACCAAGAAATCAACTTCAAATATGTTGTTGTTAATAGTGAAAGGCCGAGGTAGTAATTAAATCATCCCTCCATTAATTTTAAGGATGAATTAAACTCTGTAGCTGATCATTTTCATGGTGGCAtactaaaagcaaaaatgaattaaCTAATAAAATTGACTCATTCAAGAGATATTTAGTTCaatgcttactatgtgctagtCACTGTTCTAGATGCTTAGCATAGATGTATCAGTGAATCAAGCTACAAAACAGGCAAAACTTCCTGACCTCATAGAGCATACATTCgagcaaaagagacaaaaatgtgCAATTAATATaatggtaataaataaataatggtatatattaaaaatgctaaagaagcacaaataaaaaatgaaactaggCAAAGGGGATCAGGATTGCTTATGGATAGACAGgttggagtttcattaggttggTCAGGGTTGACCTCACTGAGAGGTTGAGATCTGTGGATATACCAGGGAAGAGGAGACAACGGGGGAAAAGGCTCCAAAGAGCATCCCAGTGTGTTCAAAAAGTAGGAACGAAGTCAAAGTGACTGAAGCAATGCTAGCAAGAGGGAGAGTTGTGTGAGGTGAGGTTAAAGAAAGAGTGAGGAGACAAACCTTATAGCTTTTATTCTGAATGAATAGGACACCATTGCAAGGATCTGAGCAGTTGAGGGGCAGGGTCtgacttaaatttttaaaggGATCTATTATTAATCATTAAATACCTTTAGATTTCTTTACTCGATGTATTACATAATCTTTGCCATATAAATGAATCACAATGGTCTCTCCTCCTCTCAGAATAAAATTCTATTATTCCCAGTTTCCCAAAGAAAATATCAAGGCTCAAAATGCCTACAATAAGAGGTGGTAAGTGACAGAGCGAGGTGAAAAGAACAATTTTTCTAACTCATAGTTCAAAACTGGTTCCTCTTTTCTATGTACCCATTTATATTCaagttataaaggaaagaaaatagtatTTGAGATTAACTAGATTGCCCATCAATAGAGATGTTCAGTTTAACATATTAAAATTGAATTAAACCCATTTTTCCCTTATTATTCATTTCTGGGAAATAATGATATAGGTTATTTCCCTGAGCTTTCTATTTGAAATGACGTGTGTGCCTTCAGACTAAAAATTTTGGATGCAGAAGCAATCACATAATAATTTAAACTTGCAACACTACATTTAGAAAGTTCTTCAGTCTTTTGGTTGTCATTTATAAATCTTATATGTCATTTATAAGACTTCAGTATCTTATAGATTGTAATTTATAAACTGTCAGTTGCTGTGCTAAATTCATTGCATATATCATATTTAATATTCATCAGAAAATTTAAGAATGGCATTAGAAATCCTGTTTCACAGATGACAAATACAGATCCAGAGAGGCTAAGGACTGAAAGGTCACACAACTGCTTGGCCCCAGAGCCAGGATTTTACTAAATGCCCAGTCTAAAGCAAGGTTCTCTTCATTAAGTCACACTGCTCTCCTACAGAGCAATACTCAACATATCACCTCAACACTCCTAACTCAAAAGTCAGCCAGATATGAGTAGTCCCATTTGCCAGACAATTGACTGGTCACAGAAAAGTTAATCAAgcatcaacatttattttatgacCACAATTTGCAAATCAATATTTAGCTGCTGAGAAAACAGAGGATTTATTATGTAGTATCTTGACTCAATGAGCTTTGAATATTAATAAGGTAACAAGAGAAACATAAAATGGTAATAAGTCACACATGATAACACATATGTACTAGGAGACACAGAGTCAATgactagttaaaaaaaatcaagagagaaaatatattctgGGTGCTTCAATTCAGTTAAAATATCTTTACTAAAAAGGACTGGTGTTAAGATGATTTTCATAGGAAAGGTAGGGTTTGGATCACCAGAGGGGATGAGGAAAACATTATTCTAGTCAGAGGAGATCATATGACCAAAAACCAAGGTAGTAGATAAGATGAATtatcaagagaaaataaatagatgtGTTTGAAGGGCAGGAAGAATGGGAGATGGGGTAAAGTGGCAAATGACACCAGAGAAGTAGACTGCAGAAATCCTTGTTAAATTAGCAATccaagggaggagggaaagaattgATATCATTGAACTGCCAGTATGTAGCACATGCTTTGTGTACACTTTTTGTTTATATAAACAACTCAACAATCTGATAAGGTAGAAAGGTAAATATATAACAGCcactttaaataaaaggaaacagaggTGATATGGCCAAGGCACAGCTTTGTGTGTGGATGGAGCAGAATTCCAGTCTAGATCTGTCTGCCTCCAAGGACTATGTTCCTTCCACTATCTCTCACCACCATCTACCAAAGGAAATGGGGAGCCACCAAAGGCACTTGATCAAGAGAAGAGAGTGGCATATAAAAAGGAGTATAAACCTAAAAGAAGACTGACCTGACTGAGATATTAGCTGTGTTCAATATCAGAGgattgagaaaggaagaaaacaatgcaaGAAAAGCCACTTAGTGTATTGCATTAACCCAATTAACAAAATCTATTTGAATGCAAGCATTGGAAATAAAAAGGATGcaagattttaaaaggaaatataaagagATCGACAACAATATGTAAGTCCTCAAACAGGTAGTTTCTACTACCCAACCATACACCCAGAGGATAAATATTACTTCTAAAAATTCAGAGATAAAGTCTGCAGTTTagcttgaacattttaaaatttgacagtagatgatttatttaaaaataataaaatctattatttagaaaaaaaatctgccttaGTGCTATCTATCTCTTAAAGTACCATTGTGAATTATGAGAGCCTTACTTCTTACTTACTAGGCTTACTTCTCTTATACAAGTTTGGCCAATAGTTCATTGCCACATATGTTAACATGGACAGTAATTCTTTATATTCATGCTTATTAGGCATAATAATTACTAATCagatattcttttcctttttatttttcctattagaAATTGAGCATATATTAAACAACTGAAGTTTTCCTTCAGGATACAATGTgtcatatatatgtgaatattatTCCTTTCTgggatttaaatgtaagatattaCTCAGGGATTCAAGTAAAAAaactaatcaaaaaaaaaattttttttgagacggagtttcactcttgttacccaggctggagtgcaatggcgcgatctcggctcacctcaacgtctgcctcctgggttcaagcaattctcctgcctcagcctcctgagtagctgggactacaggcacgcaccaccatgcccagctaatttttgtatttttagtagagacggggtttcaccatgttgaccaggatagtctcaatctcttgaactcgtgatccatctgcctcagcctcccaaagtgctgggattatagacgtgagccaccgcgcccggccactaatCAAATTTAAATGGCATGTTATTGAACCAGCCTGGTCTATTCTGAGTTTTTTCTTATCCATGGATAATCCAAACCATACacacaaaatttatatttttagaagaattaTTTGCATAAATACTCAGGCATGTAGTCAGACGAATACAAATCTTTTCCAGAAACTTAGCATTGCAAAGTCACCAAACCTGGCAATAACCAGGTAAACTATATAAATCTTCTATTAGTATCAACTGTTCAACTAATTAGTCTTAAATTAACTGTTAAACTAAACATCTTAATGATTATGAAACATACAAGCTGTAAATGTGGTCATTAAAACTTAACATATTAGCCAAACccaatttcttttccctttttgaacaaaaatatatatatttatttttctgagtaaaaaattaatgtttaaatttgAAAGCAAATTGTGCCTCAATCCAAAAATTTAGACCTATATCTAGTGTATATCTGAAATGTCTGAAAGTTTCAAGAATGACAAACTTGCACTGTATTTTAGAAATATCACATGTATGTGTAAAGAACTATCATTATAGAATTCTAAAAAGTGTATTTGTTAAAACTCAACCACTATATTCTTATACTTTTTATGTTCCTTATTTCTGTGTATATGAACTGATATGAAAATATGATCAAATAAAGTAAATATACTATGTAAGTATATCTGCTCAATAATACTAGACTTTAACATACTCGAAGTGTGAGAAAGTTAgccatttgaaataaattaacttaaaaacTATTCATGCAGAAACTCTAGGATCCAGATGACTTTAAGTATTCTATGAAAGATATGTTAAAtacattatgtgtgtatataaggaATCACAGATAATGCTTTTTCATATATCTTTCTATTTTCTATGATTTTATATACACAGTGATACATTCATacataaaatgtgttaaaatagGATTATTACCCTTAACTTTTAAACGCGTTATTTTATGagagttttaaaaaaggaaaactctcTTTACCTCTCAGTCCTGGTCTAAGCCGATTATCGTAACCATCCAGAAGTCTGTCAAGAATTCTTGTAAAGATGGTAATGTTATTTTTAGCCTCATCTTCTTGGATGTTAGCCAGCACCAACCtaaacagataattttaaaagctgatatatatacatatgtgtgttttaCAAATGCCAGAAtgcttttcttccttaatttaaattttaacactCCCTGAGCTATTAGTATCACTcgttttcctccttttaaaatttctataaattCCAGTATGTCTGTAAAAATAGGTGAACATGAAGTTGAAATAGACTCTAAATAGTAGATTATCAGAAGTTTGGTGTTAACATTATTTGAGATTCTTACCCCTTAAACATTTAATGTGgactattcattttctttctaaatctgtCTACTGGGACATATTATGATCATAGATTTTCACATGCAAATACTATTAGTATTGCTATACTGAGCTAGAAAAGTCCAATAATCAAACAGACTCCTGAAATAACTGTTTTCAATATGAATTGGAAAATAAATTGTCTTTTTGgaggtaaatatattttctatctctCTCATAAGTGTCTTTCTTTTTCgtatgtctttttctcttttaaattgggatttttttccccttacttTGGTTATACCTCCACCCAATGGCCAAGTGCAATATAGACATCAGGGAAACTCCACTGGCTATGTGCCAGGCAAAATGTaatgaggaggtggaggtgggctaTGAAAGCATCAGCAACACATACACAGCTGCAGAGAGCCTTAGAGCCTAGTTTTTCCTGATTGATTTCTGAGAAGAGCAATAAGATGCAATGTAAAGATTAAAATGCCTAGttacattttttataataaatttgtagAAAGGACAAATGGTCTTAAAATATTaccagaaaaggtttagaaaatgtgattttctcCATTATTTCTCCATCAAAAGCCAAACACCTGATTTTGTGACATGCAGCCATTTGTTGCAGAAGCAACTGAATGTATAAAACAGAATGTCCCTTTTCACTGCCATTCTTTTTCCTCAGAATGAATCAGAGATTTAAATTACTAGCCTTGAAAAAGAATCATTtatataatagaataaaatactggcataGGCATTACTGTTCAAATATAGAACAGGAAACTAGTTGAGATAAATATGTCTAAATACTGAGATTTTCAATGATTATTAATTGATCATGGATTGTCcactcctttaaaataaaatattatatgtaattaCATTCTGATCAAGgtgcattatataaaatattattgaaagtGTCAATTTGCATTTAAATGACTAGAGAGCTACTAGCTAAAACTAGTCATGATACAGCAAAAACTGGTAACCAACTTCAAACAAATATTTCCTTAAGagcagataaaatattaaaatcttgaACTGAAGAGAAACATCTACAAATTAAATAAGTATATCACTTTATACTCTCTAGCCCCAAAAGTCTCTATATTGCCCACACAGGCTAATTTTACAACCAGTAACTAAGATGTTCATAAAGTTCCACATAGAGATTTTCacttaaaagtgtttttaatcatattttatattttctttctcaaatcaATATGTAGATGTTAAATTCGTAgacattttccaaatgaaaacaaGGCTTTATAAGATAGATGGCGTCTCAATTCTAAGAAATGTTTTCATACTTTGACCAATACttggataataaaataaaagttaaaagagaaataaatgtataataaagacatttgttttttaaaaaatgagtggtTACAGAAATATTCTTATAAAACTTGTATCTTATGTATTCTGGTATTTTGAAAATCATATCCTAAAGGCATTAATGAAAAGGTGCCCACTGATGATGAAAAGCAGGAGAGACTGCAACTAAGATGAAGTTACTGAAAGCAATAGaaattaatttcatgtttttagAGCATAGGTGAAAGaaaattcattatatattttaaataagtactCCTTCTGACTCTAAGTATTTGAGGCAAAAAGGATCATAATAATGCTAAAGTTTATGGTTAATAAATCtagcttttgttttattgtttgtgaTTGTGAAGTTGTATACTACCTCCACGTAGAAGTTTAAGACTCACACATCATTGGAGTTTTCTATGACGACTAAAGGAGCCATaccatttaaaaaaggaaaagaaaaagggaaaaaattaagttAACACTCAAATCACTTAGCCAGTACTTTTCTGTCAGCTTTGAAGGGAAACTTGGCTTCCTTACTGAATCCTGGTGTTAAATTCTAAGTGCCTATACTAATCACTTCAATTCCTTATAGTAATATGTCATTAAAAGaattttcttctgtgaattttctgcatagaaaatgtttctgtttgcttttggaGCTTATCACTAAGAACAAGAAGCAGTGAAGTTTTTACAGTCTACTACTTCATAGCGCACTTTCCCCATACACCtcttttttcagaaataattctgTAAAACACTCTAGATTCTCAAAAGCTTTGATGGCATACAAGAAACACACCTTTACCCTGAATTAACATAGTCAAATACAATAAATGTCTCACCTGGCAGGGTCCCacaccaagaaaacaaaaagcagcaaCTGCATGTTGTAGATGTTCAATTTTGTCTTAATCACCGTCGCTCTTTACAAAGCcatggaaggaaaaacaaaatacacttaAAATCGCCTTCAGTTCCACTATCGAAGCAACCCAAAAAAATATCCTTTTAGTTAGGGATTCGGGATAAAGCTATGGAGATTACTTCCTGGATTGTGTGTAGGATTTGATAATTGGGAGATTCTTTTTctccaccccccccccacacacacacacatcccaccctttttctttcttttctttctttttttttaaacagcaagaTGACCAAGTAATCAGACTTCTGTCTGCCAGGAACGTCCCCAGCCTCATCGTCAGCAAACAGTGCTTTGTGCACACATGTAATAATAACACCCTGGACTTTAAACTGACATGTGAGCTGGAAAGGGAATGGGTTGGAGAGGAGAgtaggaaaggagaggagggatgGGCACTTCACGCCACAGCCCCCTCAACCAAGACCACCTCAGCAACCACAGTGGGAAAAGCTAGGGGCAGGCAGCCCACTTCTGCAATTATTCTTTTCATTACAGTGAACTGCGGTCCTCACGTCTCCGTTTCTTCACTCCCCTTAACGAAATAAAATAAtctccctccctgcccacccaCGGTTGCCCAAGACCTTGTCTTGGAGGCAGCCGGGTTCGGATCAAGTGCTGCGAAACGATGCGTTTGACAGCTGCTCCGGAGCCGACGATCACAATAAGAGAAGAAGCGTGAGGCTCCGGCAGCAAACACcagccaggcaggcaggcagctgtAACCACAGCGTGCAAAATTGAAGACTCTAAAAGAGCCATGCTAACGTGCTGCCTGCTGGGCGGGCGTCCTGGATTTTATTGTAGTCGCAAATAGGCTTCTGGGGATAAGTATCGAAATTATGTTTTAACTGCTCTGGGGAGAGAACTGTGGGGCAATTGAGCCTCCCCGGTTTCCAGGGAGCCTCTGAAAGCGGGATGGGGGGAGATGAGGATTGCACGCGAGGCACAGACAAACGAGAAAGGGTCCCTGTCGGGACCAACGCGTGCGGCCCTACCTGAAACGGCGAGCAGAATTCGCTGTGCTCTTCCTTTTGCCCTGATATTGACGAgataggaaagagagagagagagagagagagagagagagagagagagagagagagagagagagagagagagagagagagagagagagagagagagagagagagagagagagagagagagagagagacttcagCAGCCGAGCGAGCGTGGAGCGATGGGCTGGTGGAAGCCAGAGCCGAGCGCGAGGAGCGGCGGCGGCTCGAGGTGTAGAAGGAGACGAAGGCGTTCGTAGTGGCGGTGATGGGCGGAGGAAGAGGGGGAAAACGGTGGCAGGAGCTGGGGCGGAGGGAAAATTGGGGGGACGCGGGCGGAGGCGCGGTGCGCGCCGGCGGTGGCGGACACGAGCCCCgcgcctggaggaggaggagtcagACCGGGTAGGAAGGCTAAGGAGGTTCCCGGGAACGCGGGGACCCCCGCACACACTCTCCCCCGCCCCGATCCCTGGTAACTGACCGTCGCCCGCCTGGCACTAGCAGCGGCGCAGACCTGGGCGGCGTCGGGCTCCTGGGTGCGTTGCGAGCGCCGCTCCCCTCGCCCATGCAGCGCCGGAGGAGCGGAGCCCACGCCCAGCCCCGGGCTGCTCCCCGAGGCTGCTTGCTGGGGCTCCCGAGAGTCCCCAAGGTTCCTGAGGAAGCTGCCGGTGGTTGTTGATGTGAAGTCGGGAATGCAGCGTGGCTGTGACGCCCTAGATCCCTGTGGCCGCGCCCAGCCGCCTGTCCCCCAACATCACCCTGCTGTGGAGCGATGTGGCTGCTAAGAGGTAAAGAGGTACCGCTCCCGCTGGAGGGCGAGGGACTAATCACGCCTTCACTTAGTCATCAGCGCATCCTCGCAGGACCAAGTTCAAAGCATGTTGCGTGGAATCAGACAGCAGGAAGTTTCGTTGATTTCCTGAACCCTTCTGATACACCATTCATTCCTTCACACTCCTGCAATCAAGACCGATTTCCCCTCAAACCTCTGAGGGCTGGAGACCTCCCTTGAGCCAGTCAGTAAAGCCCATTTACAGATTACACACACAGCTTGGAAAACCTCCCGCTCACTTCCAGCAATCCTTTTTCCAACCTCTTTTCACAGGCGCGCTCCCTAGCAGGTGATCAAACTCAATCAACAGCTCCAGAAAGTTTGCATTACCCCGGAGCAAATAGGGACCTACTGTGCTTCTACTATCTCTGCAACTCCTTTTCCAGGGGGAGGAAAGGAAATAAGGTTTGAGGTTTTCCCCCTTTAGGGCTTTTGCTGGCAAAGGGACTTGGAATTCCAGTCCCATCTTACACTTTCAACATTGTGTGTTTGATCTGTCTCGTTTCTGTTCTATTTTATCTGAGGCGATAAAATCCAAACGTGCAACttgaacaaaaaaaagagagattttcctttttgtactgcacatgagagagaatgttatGCACATTCTACTAAGGCAAAGCAGAGCCAGTGTTTATCTCTTCCAGAAGTTGTTATAAACGTTAGACATtttaagggaaaaagagagagataagtaTGCTGATATGTTTCTGCCATTTTACATTCACAGTCAATATGTGCCAAACACTTCAATTTTGTTAGTTATGCACCAAAAATTCAGATGTTTTTCGTAGATGGTGCAGTTTTTCTAACAGGCACTGCTAATCTACAGTAAATTTTAGCTTTGCTTTGAAGATTATGGGAAGAGTGTAAAACCTTTACATTGTAAATATTTCCAGCTGTCCTTTTTAACCTATTAATCACCATTTTCTGGATGAGCATTTAATATGCTACAACCTAAACAAACATTTGCTGTCTTATTCAGCTTGCTCTGTGAAGAATGGAATACCACCCAGCTCTCTCCTCCATCATTAATATTCTTTCCCTGACTTGCCCATTGCAGAGTCTAATTGAAATTCACCAAGATAAAAAGCATGCCATTTAAAACCTTGCAACCAGAGAACCTAAGTGTCTTGGCATGAACAGTTAGTTCACTTCCTACTGTATTTTcctattttccatttctattagTTAATCTTCAGTAAGATCTCTATCGTCTCTCCATTTATATTACTACTAAATTGTTGATATTTTGATAATGGAAGCTGAGCAGTGCATGGTTTCTTTCCATAATTACTATGCTCCaacaacatttttctttaatgaatgtcaaaatttttgtaaatatatttgcatGTTATTCTCATATTTACATAGTCTTCTCCTGGATTCTGAtatcaaattataaatattagttttaatttttttcattcaacatttatatCAATGGGAA from the Callithrix jacchus isolate 240 chromosome 1, calJac240_pri, whole genome shotgun sequence genome contains:
- the LOC144578665 gene encoding uncharacterized protein LOC144578665; the encoded protein is MAGKEMPSGSLAYFSSHIAPQQGDVGGQAAGRGHRDLGRHSHAAFPTSHQQPPAASSGTLGTLGSPSKQPRGAARGWAWAPLLRRCMGEGSGARNAPRSPTPPRSAPLLVPGGRRATVIKTKLNIYNMQLLLFVFLVWDPARLVLANIQEDEAKNNITIFTRILDRLLDGYDNRLRPGLRACDVPAMLL